The DNA region TGATGGTTGGTGGTGTTGAGTTGACTGGTTCGTACAGCGACATGAATAATGAGGGCAAATTCCCGAACAACAGCCAGGGATGGGGCAGAATTAACCTGGATAACTCATTGTACTTCTCTGGCGACACCTTAGGACTTCAGATAGTTGATGAGACCACTGGAATCAGCACAGGCCAGTACAAGGAGTATCAGTACACAATATCCTCCAATGCTCAGCCGTTCAAGGTGATTCTGACATGGACTGATTATCCAGGCACAGTGGGCGCCTCAAAAGCACTGGTGAATAACTTGGACTTGAAGGTCACAGCTCCAGATGGCAGCGTTTATCTAGGGAATGTATTTTCAGGCAAGAACCCAGGCCACTCAGTTACTGGGGGCTCACCTGACACCCTGAATGTGGAGGAAGGCGTTATTTTGCCTACGCCAGTTACAGGAACATACACAATCAGGGTGACTGCAACCAATGTGCCTAATGGACCTCAACCATTTGCACTTGCAGTAATTGGTGCTTTTGGCTCAGGTGGTGGAGATACCACTCCTCCAACAATCTCAAATGTGCAGGTGAAGAACATCACACAGGATTCTGCAACGATTACTTGGACTACCGATGAGCCGAGCACGAGCGTGGTGGAATATGGCACCACAACCGCCTATGGGCAGACAGCAATTGGAGCAAATGGAGTCACTGCTCACTCTGTTACCTTGCTAGGACTTAGTGCCTCAACCACCTATCACTTTAGAGTTAAATCCGCAGATGCTGCAGGGAACACCGCAGTGAGTTCTGACCACACCTTTACCACCTTATCCGCAGGAGATACAACACCTCCAGTGATTTCAAATGTGGCAGTTATAAACATTACGTCAAACTCTGCAGTGGTGCTCTGGACAACAGATGAACCCAGCAGCAGCATTGTGGAATACGGCGCTACAACCTCCTACGGGCAGACGGCATCTGGTGTTGGTGGCGTTACCTCTCACTCTGTCTCCCTCTCAGGATTAACCGCATCAACCCTTTATCATTTCAGGGTTAAATCCGCAGATGCTGCAGGCAACCTTGCAACTAGTTCTGACTACACATTCACCACCTTATCTGATGGAGGAAATGATACCTCACCTCCCGTAATATCCAATGTAGCGGTTAGCAATATTACCCAGGATTCCGCAACAGTTACCTGGACTACCGATGAGCCAAGCACGAGCGTAGTGGAGTATGGTTTGGATACAAATTATGGTGAATCTGCAGATGGCCCAGATGGTGTCACATTCCACACAGTGGTTCTAACAGGGCTTACACCTGCAACAACCTACCACTTCAGGGTGAGTTCAAAGGACGCCGTTGGAAACACTGCTGAAAGTGACGACTATACCTTCACAACCAGTCAGGCAGACACAACACCACCTGTAATCTCCAATGTTGCAGTCTCTGGAATAACAATGACCTCAGCGATAGTTACATGGACCACAGATGAACCAAGCACAAGTGTTGTGGAGTACGGCACCACCACATCCTACGGAGAGGTGGCAATAGGTGCTACTGGGGTAACATCTCACCAGGTGACTTTGACAGGATTGACACCATCTACGAAATATCACTTCAGAGTAAATTCAAAAGATGCTTACGGCAACACTGCAGTCAGTCAGGATTATAATTTCACGACTGCCTCTAATGATACCACGCCTCCAAAGATTTCAAATGTTACGGTGGTAAACATCACATCAACTTCTGCAGTGGTTATGTGGACTACGGATGAACCCAGCAGCAGCATTGTAGAATATGGCACTACTACCTCCTACGGGCAGACGGCAACCGGCGCAAATGGAGTCATTTCTCACTCTGTCCAACTATCTGGCTTAACTGCATCAACCACTTATCATTTCAGAGTCAAATCAGCAGATGTCAACGGAAACACTGCCACAAGTTCTGACTACACATTCACAACATCTGGTGGCGGTGGAGACACAACACCTCCTGTCATCTCAAATGTGGCTGTGAAAAACATCACGGCTACCTCTGCAATTATAACCTGGATAACAGATGAGCCCAGCAGTAGTGTAGTAGATTACGGCACGACCACTGCCTATGGAAAGAGTGCAACGGGCGCTGGGAATACAACATCACACTCTGTCTCTTTATCTGGACTGACACCAGGGACGCTCTACCACTTTATGGTAAAGTCAACGGATGCCTATGGCAATGCCGCAAACAGTTCTGACTATACATTCACAACATTAAACGATACCACAGTGATTCCACTTACGGATGGAGTGCCAGAAACAGGCACACTTAACGGACCAAAGGACACAAGATACTACAGTCTGGTGGTGCCAGCAGGGAAAATAAAATTGAAAGTTGAGTTGAGCGGCCCTGCATACACTGACTTTGATGTCTATGTTAAACTCGGAGCACTGCCGACACTGTCCAGCTACGACTACAGAGGCGTAAATTCAAACTCTAATGAGCTTGTGAACATAAACGCACCCTCCCCTGGAACATGGTATTTCATGGTCTATTCTTATTCTGGTAAAGGTTCCTTCACAATCAAGGCCACCACGACTGCACCACCGTCAGTCACACCGCTCACAGACGGAGTGCCGTACACAGACACAATCAATGGAACTGGGTATGGCAAATACTACTCAATCACAGTGGCTGCAGGAAGAGCCCAGCTGAAAATAGAGCTCGTAGGTTCAAGTTCCTACTACTACAAAGACTTTGACCTCTATGTGAAATACAATGCACTCCCAACCACTCTGAGCTATGACTACAAGAGCACCAGTTCCTCCTCCAACGAAAAAATTTCCATATTGAACCCAGCCGAGGGTATCTGGTTCATATATGTCTTCTCATACTATGGTGCTGGCAGTTATACTATTAAGGCAACAACAACAGACACTGTGGACGATGGACAACTTCAGGATGGTGTGGCTAAGACGAGTTCGCTGAGCGGAAGTGGAAGGGGCGAATACTTCTACATCACAATTCCAACTGGGAAGTACAGGTTAAGAATTGACCTCACTGGACCATCTAACGCTGACTTTGACCTCTATGTGAAACTGAATTCAAAGCCAACTCCATGCTACTATGACATCAGAAGTGTGGGACCCTCGTCTTACGAAACGATAATCATTGGCTATCCGCCAGCTGGAACATGGTACATCTTGGTGTACTCCTATTACGGTTCTGGCAGCTTCACAATCAAAGCCACGACCTACTAAACTCTTTTTCTTTAATTTTTTAATCTGCAACCACTCTTAAATTATATATACCAAATGTGTTTAGAGAACCGATGGCTGGGCGAAAACTAAGACCGACCCTGAGGCACTGGAAATATCTGTTTTATACTCTTACAATTGTCTTCTTCATAATATTTGTTCTTGTGCCTGTGCTTTATTCGTTTGTGTATGTAGGGACTAATTGGGACTCAGTAAACCGCAACATTCTCACCGACGAAAAACTCATCTCTTTGTTCAGTAGAAGCATTCTTGTCTCGCTTGCAGTTGCTATCATCGTGGTAATCATCGACATTGTACTTGGATTACCACTTGCTTGGTTCCTTGCAAAACGAGAATTTCGAGGTAAAGAGTTTGTCGATACTCTTGTTGACATACCACTTGTGATGCCAACTGCAGCACTGGGTTTTAGCACAACCCTTTTCTTTGCGAAGGACTTAACCACAGAAATCACGAGGTCAGGAGCCATTGCAATTTTTTCTTCGCCTTTTGTAATTATCATTCTTCTCCACATAGCATTCACCCTTCCCTACATGGTGCGTTCAATGAAGGCAGGAATAGAGGAGGTAGACATTACATATGAGTTCGCTGGTGAATGCTTTGGTGCTCAAAAATTCACAGTTGCAAGAACAGTTACTTTGCCTATTATGAAAGCTGCAATTGTTACAGGGATTATCCTCTGTCTAGCTAGAAGTTTGAGCGAAACTGGTGCAACCTTTCTTGCAATTTCAATGGTGACCAATGTTGACTATGCCACTCTTACTTCCAGTTCAACGCTCACTGGCCCAGCTCTTATCAATTCTCTGAAAAATGCAGGGTATCCATACATCAACGAAGCCCTAGGTTTTATGAGTATGGTTTTGATTTTAATATCACTGGTTTTATTAGGGATTGTGAAAATTTTTGCAGAAAAAGTTCGTTTTCCATTCAGAAAAGTTTATCAATTAGAGAATCTGTTCAGCACAAAGAAGATGGGTATGCTTCGCGATGTATCTGGTCTTTTTCTTTTCCTCTTCCTGGTGCTTATCCCCTCTCTATTCATACTTGCATACATACCTCAGCAATGGGGACATAGCGTCCACATTGACTATGGAAGAATGCTTTATTCTCTTGGGATTTCTTTGATTGTTGCAACTCTTACAACCCTAATTTGTTTGGCTACGGCAATACCCCTTGCTATTTACATTGCGAGAGCAAGGGAGCGAAAGAGTGCAGAAACATTAGATATGTTAGCAAACATTCCTATAATTGTACCTACGGTTGCGTTAGGGATATCATTGGGTTTATTCTGGAAGAACTTCTTTAACATCAATAATAATTTCCTAGTTATTCTTGTTGTTGTTTTGGCCCATGTTTCATTTACTTATCCTTTCCTTGTGAGAACCTTTGCTGCCGCAATGCGACAAATTCCACCGGATTATGAGGAAGCTGCAAAGACACTGGGCGCTAGACCCCTTACTGTATTCAGAAAGATTGTATATCCCCTATTCAAGCCCAGCATAATTGCAGGTGTTATAATGATATTTACTAGAAGTTTGGATGAGACAGGAGCAACTATTGCTGTGCTTCCCTCTGACTCTAAGATTACTACAATCCCAGTTTACATTGTCCAGCTAGTCAAAGCCAAGGACTACTACTCTGCCGCAATCGCATCGCTCATTCTCATAGGAATATCTGTAGTTGTGCTGCTTGCTATAAGAATGACGATGAAGGGGAGGAAGAAATGATCGAGATAAAGGGTCTAAGCAAGAGGTTCGGGAAAAAATTGGTACTGGATAATTTAAATTTCAAGGTGGAAAAAGGAGAGTACATTGTAATTCTGGGACCAACTGGTGCAGGGAAAACTACATTATTGCGAATCATTGCAGGACTTGAAAGACCAACATCTGGGGAGGTCTGGAGAGACGGAAGAAGAATAGATAAGTTGGAGCCAGAAGAACGAAAAATTGCTTATTTGTCTCAAACTTACGCACTCTTTCCACATATGAACATTCTTGAGAATGTGATGTTTCCAAGGATTGTTAGTGGTACAAACCCAGCCATCGCAATGAAAGTTGCTGAAGAGTATCTTACCCTCATGAATTTGCTGTCTAGAAAGACTTCATTTCCGAGGGAGATGAGTGGAGGAATGATGCAAAGGGTAGCACTCGCAAGAGCCCTGGCATCCGGGTTTGAAATATTGCTCTTTGATGAACCACTTAGAGCACTTGATGCGAAGCTTAGAATAATGCTGAGAAGTGAGCTGAAAAAAATCGCAAAGGACTTTGGGATTACAGTTATTCATGTCACTCATGATGAGGAAGAAGCGATGGAAATAGGGGATAGAATAATTGTGCTAAGACGCGGAAAAATTGTGCAAGAAGGCAAACCTGAAAAAATTTTCAGTGAGCCAGCGACCCCATTTGTGGCAAACTTTGTTGGTGGTGGCAACTTTATGGCATTTTTTGTCGAGGCATGTAGCAGTAATGAACTGATTTTAAAAGATGTGCACGGAAGGAAACTTAAGGTTGTTGTGAACAAGAAGTTTAAAGTGGGCGAGAAGGTGCTTGTATGCATGAGATATGAGCAGATGGAGTTAGTAATGACAGAGGAGGAAAATAGTTTTTATGGATGTGTGGATAAAATATATCAAGTGGGCAAATTTTATGAAATAGATTTTAGCACAGAATATGAGCGATTGCTGGCAAAGATGCCTATCACTGAGCGGTTGCCTGCAAACGAAGGAGTTCATTGTTGGTTAAAGCCGAAAAAAGTGCTTTGCTTTAGTGCTGAAAATTTAAACATACAGGAGGAACTGGAGGTGGAGTGATGCTTAGGATTGAAAATGTATCAAAGAATTATGGGAGTGTTCAAGCATTGAAGAATGTAAATCTAACTGTGGAAAACGGAGAATACCTCACAATTGTCGGACCCTCTGGTTGTGGAAAGACTACACTGATAAAAATGATATCAGGAATAGAAAAGCCTACGTATGGTAGAATTATCATCGATGGAAAGGATGTGACAACCCTTTCTCCCTCCAAGCGAAACTTTGGCTATGTCTTCCAGAACATTGCACTCTTTCCGCATATGAGGGCTGAGGAGAATATTGCTTATCCTCTAAAAATAAGGTCTATTCATGCAAAAGAAGCTGGTAAAATCGTTAGAGAGTTTGCGGAAATGCTAGGTCTTAAGCCCTATCTGGAGTGTTACCCAAGAGAACTACCAACAGGGATCCAACAGTCCTGTGGGATTGCCAGGGCCCTTGCAACCCAAAACAAACTCATGCTTCTTGATGAACCCCTTTCTGCGCTGGATGCACGTGTGAGGAAAAAGTTGCGGGTTGAACTCAGAAAGTTCATGAAGGATTTTGGTGTCACTGTAATTCATGTAACACATGACCAGGAGGAAGCGTTGGCGGTTGCTGACAGAATTTGTGTAATGCGTTCCGGAGAAATTATAGAGTATGGGAAGCCCAGCGAGGTTTATCATCACCCCAAAACTCTTTTTGGTGCATTCTTTATTGGCGAGATGAATTTTATTTTCTGTAAAATCCATGTGGAAGGAGAGAAAGTTTTTGCGGTTACTGGCTGCGGAGATAAGATAGAAGTGCTAGAAAACTACGGTGAACTCAAAGGCGAGAGAGTTGTAATTGCCATTCGCCCAGAGAATCTGGAGCTGGGTGATGGAATAAAGGCAAAATTCCGTAATACGGTGTTCTTCGGTTCTCATTTGGTCCACATTTTTGACTATTGTGGAGAGGAAATCAAGATGGTTTCCTATGATCTAGATGAAAAATTTAATTATGGGGAAGAAATATCCCTCTCCCTACCAAAGGAAGAGATAAAGGTATATAGGATACCTCCTGAGGGTTTCACTGCAGCAATTTCGCTTGAGAAACTGAGGTGAGCAAATGCAGGAAAAGGGTTTAATGGCATGGTTTACAAAAAGACATGAATCAATAGCGGTGCGGAAAGCTGCTGAACATGCAGATAAGCTTGTGAGCGCGAGTGTTGAACTACATGAAGCACTGAAGTATGCAAGCCATGGAATGGATGCAGAAGTAAAGAAAGCATTGTATGCACTCAACACATTTGAAAAGGATGCGGATAACATAGAATATCAGATAGCTGATGAAGTAAGTGTCTCAGATATGGAACCAAGAGCGCGAGAATTCATGATGAGAATGATTAGGCATCAAGATTATGCAGTTGATTGGCTAAAGGAATCTGGAATGAATCTTGAAATTCTCATTGAGTTGAAGATGACATGCCCAGATGTAGTCTGGAAGGCCCTTCTTGAAATGAACGAAAAAATCGTAGAGTGCACTAAAGCTTTGAAGAGAGCAATGGAACTCCTGCCGACTAATCCAGAGGAAGCTAGAGAGAGTGAGAAACAGGTGGAGATGCTCGAACATAAAATCGACGAAATTTACTTCAATGCAAAGAAAGAAGTTCTGAAACATGTAAGCGATGCTAGAACAGTGATTGTTTTGAGAGAAATTTTACATGGTATGGAGAACTCTGCAGACAACTGCAAAGATACTGGGGATATGATTAGAATGCTTGTTGTGGCAGGGTTATGAAAGTGTTTCTATTACGTTCGTAACTCTTTCTATCGCCTTCTTTATGTTTTCAAGCGAATTAGCATAGGAAAATCTTATGTGCCTCTCACCGTTTCTACCGAAGGCTGATCCTGGGGTGCATATCACTCCATGTTGTACAAGAGTTGTAGCAAGTTCCATTGAGGTTTTGGGTAAAGTAAACTCAGGGAATACATAAAATGCACCTTTTGGAGTAAGACAGTTAAATCCTGGAATGGAATTAAGGGCGTTCACAATGTAATCCCTTCGTTTTCTAAATTCATTTACCATTCTTGTAACATCTGCATCGGCTTTTTTAAGGGCTTCTAGAGCTGCATATTGTGTTGGAGTGGGCGGACAGGCAATTAAGTGATAGTGAGATTTGAAGATATGTGGCATTAGGTGAGGGGGTGCAAGTAAGAAGCCAATTCTCCACCCAGTCATTGCATAGGTTTTTGAAAAGGAATTTATTATTACTGCGTTTCTGCACCTACCCCAGAAACTCTCGTGTTTCTCTTCGTAGATAATATGGTCGTAGACCTCATCAGAAATCACAACTATATTTTTTTGGTCAGCAATCGCTACGAGTTCTTCTATGCATTTTACTGGGATTACACCTCCAGTTGGGTTTGAAGGAGAGTTTACAATAATCGCCTTTGTTTTAGGTGAAATCAAACCTAGAAGTTCGCTTGTATCTGGAACGAAGTCATTCTTTTGGCTAAGTGAGTAGAAAATAGGTTTTCCTCCACAAATCTTTACATGGCTTTCATAGAGCGGGAAACCAGGGTCTGGAATTAGTACCTCATCTCCTTCGTCGATTATAGCCATAATTG from Thermoplasmata archaeon includes:
- a CDS encoding fibronectin type III domain-containing protein yields the protein MTAALVLSVFWFLFYEKPQSTEENQLVYITASENQLSILEKSGVRIVERYTNYALVEVTQSERRLLENGNFEVVDVDTTILLQNYQFDPLKGEPLVPRAESDVKLVQFIGPVKDSWKRALVNLGCEIYWYVPNNAFIVKIPSSSLSLVKKLSFVRWVGEYLPSYKIDASLNTPGESKVDILLLTPASTSEVVNVVNAYGGELMSVSTTRIIAKLTQAGIRAVSEIPGVEFISPFEEMKILNNNAQWITQTGNSENRKIWDKGIHGEGQIVGETDTGIDYDHAAFRDPNVQIVLNQVNQNHRKIVLYQNFADGKDSDNSGHGTHVAGTIAGDDSYVGGTAPYDGMAYKAKLAFGDIGYGDSLSGIPSDYNNLFGPLYNAGARIISNSWGSSSASYTSDARMVDLFMWNHKDCLILFANGNSGASGAQTVGSPATAKNLVSVGASKNSPNQNDMASFSSRGTTTDGRLKPTISAVGSSLYSADSDGNLNTNNAGYIGMAGTSMATPCAAGNAALVRQYFMEGWYPTGTKNPANAFTPSAALLKAVLMVGGVELTGSYSDMNNEGKFPNNSQGWGRINLDNSLYFSGDTLGLQIVDETTGISTGQYKEYQYTISSNAQPFKVILTWTDYPGTVGASKALVNNLDLKVTAPDGSVYLGNVFSGKNPGHSVTGGSPDTLNVEEGVILPTPVTGTYTIRVTATNVPNGPQPFALAVIGAFGSGGGDTTPPTISNVQVKNITQDSATITWTTDEPSTSVVEYGTTTAYGQTAIGANGVTAHSVTLLGLSASTTYHFRVKSADAAGNTAVSSDHTFTTLSAGDTTPPVISNVAVINITSNSAVVLWTTDEPSSSIVEYGATTSYGQTASGVGGVTSHSVSLSGLTASTLYHFRVKSADAAGNLATSSDYTFTTLSDGGNDTSPPVISNVAVSNITQDSATVTWTTDEPSTSVVEYGLDTNYGESADGPDGVTFHTVVLTGLTPATTYHFRVSSKDAVGNTAESDDYTFTTSQADTTPPVISNVAVSGITMTSAIVTWTTDEPSTSVVEYGTTTSYGEVAIGATGVTSHQVTLTGLTPSTKYHFRVNSKDAYGNTAVSQDYNFTTASNDTTPPKISNVTVVNITSTSAVVMWTTDEPSSSIVEYGTTTSYGQTATGANGVISHSVQLSGLTASTTYHFRVKSADVNGNTATSSDYTFTTSGGGGDTTPPVISNVAVKNITATSAIITWITDEPSSSVVDYGTTTAYGKSATGAGNTTSHSVSLSGLTPGTLYHFMVKSTDAYGNAANSSDYTFTTLNDTTVIPLTDGVPETGTLNGPKDTRYYSLVVPAGKIKLKVELSGPAYTDFDVYVKLGALPTLSSYDYRGVNSNSNELVNINAPSPGTWYFMVYSYSGKGSFTIKATTTAPPSVTPLTDGVPYTDTINGTGYGKYYSITVAAGRAQLKIELVGSSSYYYKDFDLYVKYNALPTTLSYDYKSTSSSSNEKISILNPAEGIWFIYVFSYYGAGSYTIKATTTDTVDDGQLQDGVAKTSSLSGSGRGEYFYITIPTGKYRLRIDLTGPSNADFDLYVKLNSKPTPCYYDIRSVGPSSYETIIIGYPPAGTWYILVYSYYGSGSFTIKATTY
- a CDS encoding ABC transporter permease subunit, which codes for MAGRKLRPTLRHWKYLFYTLTIVFFIIFVLVPVLYSFVYVGTNWDSVNRNILTDEKLISLFSRSILVSLAVAIIVVIIDIVLGLPLAWFLAKREFRGKEFVDTLVDIPLVMPTAALGFSTTLFFAKDLTTEITRSGAIAIFSSPFVIIILLHIAFTLPYMVRSMKAGIEEVDITYEFAGECFGAQKFTVARTVTLPIMKAAIVTGIILCLARSLSETGATFLAISMVTNVDYATLTSSSTLTGPALINSLKNAGYPYINEALGFMSMVLILISLVLLGIVKIFAEKVRFPFRKVYQLENLFSTKKMGMLRDVSGLFLFLFLVLIPSLFILAYIPQQWGHSVHIDYGRMLYSLGISLIVATLTTLICLATAIPLAIYIARARERKSAETLDMLANIPIIVPTVALGISLGLFWKNFFNINNNFLVILVVVLAHVSFTYPFLVRTFAAAMRQIPPDYEEAAKTLGARPLTVFRKIVYPLFKPSIIAGVIMIFTRSLDETGATIAVLPSDSKITTIPVYIVQLVKAKDYYSAAIASLILIGISVVVLLAIRMTMKGRKK
- a CDS encoding ABC transporter ATP-binding protein, coding for MIEIKGLSKRFGKKLVLDNLNFKVEKGEYIVILGPTGAGKTTLLRIIAGLERPTSGEVWRDGRRIDKLEPEERKIAYLSQTYALFPHMNILENVMFPRIVSGTNPAIAMKVAEEYLTLMNLLSRKTSFPREMSGGMMQRVALARALASGFEILLFDEPLRALDAKLRIMLRSELKKIAKDFGITVIHVTHDEEEAMEIGDRIIVLRRGKIVQEGKPEKIFSEPATPFVANFVGGGNFMAFFVEACSSNELILKDVHGRKLKVVVNKKFKVGEKVLVCMRYEQMELVMTEEENSFYGCVDKIYQVGKFYEIDFSTEYERLLAKMPITERLPANEGVHCWLKPKKVLCFSAENLNIQEELEVE
- a CDS encoding ABC transporter ATP-binding protein, giving the protein MLRIENVSKNYGSVQALKNVNLTVENGEYLTIVGPSGCGKTTLIKMISGIEKPTYGRIIIDGKDVTTLSPSKRNFGYVFQNIALFPHMRAEENIAYPLKIRSIHAKEAGKIVREFAEMLGLKPYLECYPRELPTGIQQSCGIARALATQNKLMLLDEPLSALDARVRKKLRVELRKFMKDFGVTVIHVTHDQEEALAVADRICVMRSGEIIEYGKPSEVYHHPKTLFGAFFIGEMNFIFCKIHVEGEKVFAVTGCGDKIEVLENYGELKGERVVIAIRPENLELGDGIKAKFRNTVFFGSHLVHIFDYCGEEIKMVSYDLDEKFNYGEEISLSLPKEEIKVYRIPPEGFTAAISLEKLR
- a CDS encoding DUF47 family protein, with product MQEKGLMAWFTKRHESIAVRKAAEHADKLVSASVELHEALKYASHGMDAEVKKALYALNTFEKDADNIEYQIADEVSVSDMEPRAREFMMRMIRHQDYAVDWLKESGMNLEILIELKMTCPDVVWKALLEMNEKIVECTKALKRAMELLPTNPEEARESEKQVEMLEHKIDEIYFNAKKEVLKHVSDARTVIVLREILHGMENSADNCKDTGDMIRMLVVAGL
- a CDS encoding pyridoxal phosphate-dependent aminotransferase; amino-acid sequence: MPAKRFSNIEISGIRKMFEGAPPDAINLGLGEPDFQPPECVLNALQNAVKNGFNKYGPIGGIPELRNEIASRYNRLAPTKSENVIITDGATEALFATIMAIIDEGDEVLIPDPGFPLYESHVKICGGKPIFYSLSQKNDFVPDTSELLGLISPKTKAIIVNSPSNPTGGVIPVKCIEELVAIADQKNIVVISDEVYDHIIYEEKHESFWGRCRNAVIINSFSKTYAMTGWRIGFLLAPPHLMPHIFKSHYHLIACPPTPTQYAALEALKKADADVTRMVNEFRKRRDYIVNALNSIPGFNCLTPKGAFYVFPEFTLPKTSMELATTLVQHGVICTPGSAFGRNGERHIRFSYANSLENIKKAIERVTNVIETLS